The bacterium genome includes a window with the following:
- the ychF gene encoding redox-regulated ATPase YchF — protein sequence MALSIGIVGLPNVGKSTLFNALTKKGVLIANYPFATIDPSVGVVAVPDARLDALSKMSNSQKTVPAAVEFVDIAGLVKGASEGEGLGNQFLTNIRETDAIAEVVRLFDDEDIHHVHGDVDPARDVDVINLELVLADEQSASKRLERAERDARGNDKAIIAERDVLRKIVPVLKAGKAARTVELDEKEMAIAKSLNLMTMKPILYVLNRKSGAINMDAEGGERWKSLQQHLESEKAEWVFVDAGVEHELSDIHGDEKAEFRRELGVSSDGIDDLIRGGYRLLDLISFFTTGEKETRAWTIKRGAKAPEAGAAIHSDFRDKFIRAEVIQYDKLLEAGSWSAAKAKGWVRTEGKEYVVQDGDVMEFLHS from the coding sequence ATGGCACTCAGTATCGGTATCGTCGGTCTTCCGAACGTGGGCAAGTCCACGCTTTTTAATGCGCTCACCAAGAAGGGTGTGCTTATCGCGAACTACCCGTTTGCGACCATCGATCCATCAGTTGGTGTCGTTGCAGTGCCGGACGCGCGCCTCGATGCGCTTTCCAAAATGTCTAATTCGCAGAAGACCGTTCCTGCCGCCGTCGAATTCGTGGATATCGCCGGTCTCGTAAAGGGCGCATCCGAAGGCGAGGGTCTCGGTAACCAGTTCCTCACGAACATCCGTGAGACCGATGCGATCGCTGAAGTCGTCCGGCTCTTCGATGACGAAGACATCCATCATGTACATGGCGATGTCGATCCGGCGCGCGATGTCGACGTCATCAATCTCGAGCTCGTCCTTGCCGACGAACAGAGTGCCTCGAAACGTTTGGAGCGCGCGGAGCGTGATGCGCGCGGCAACGACAAGGCGATCATCGCGGAACGCGACGTGCTGCGGAAGATCGTACCGGTCTTGAAAGCAGGAAAGGCCGCCCGCACCGTGGAGCTCGATGAGAAAGAGATGGCCATAGCGAAATCGCTCAATCTCATGACGATGAAGCCGATCCTCTACGTGCTCAACCGCAAGAGCGGCGCTATCAATATGGACGCCGAAGGCGGCGAGCGCTGGAAATCGCTCCAGCAGCACTTGGAATCCGAGAAGGCGGAATGGGTCTTCGTCGATGCGGGCGTCGAACACGAGCTCTCCGATATCCACGGAGATGAGAAGGCGGAATTCCGCCGCGAACTCGGTGTATCCAGCGACGGTATCGATGATCTCATCCGCGGCGGCTACCGCCTCCTGGATCTCATCTCATTCTTCACTACCGGCGAGAAGGAGACGCGCGCTTGGACCATCAAGCGCGGCGCAAAGGCTCCTGAAGCAGGCGCAGCCATCCACTCTGATTTCCGCGACAAGTTCATCCGCGCCGAAGTCATTCAATACGACAAACTCCTCGAAGCGGGTTCGTGGTCGGCGGCGAAGGCCAAAGGCTGGGTACGCACCGAAGGAAAGGAATACGTCGTGCAGGATGGCGACGTGATGGAGTTCCTTCATTCATGA
- a CDS encoding leucine--tRNA ligase — protein MKSYDHGKIEKKWQKEWESQGIYRSQEDTGKPKAYVLDMFPYPSGDGLHVGHPKGYIATDIYSRHARMQGKNVLHPMGWDAFGLPAENFAIKNKVHPRKAVEKNVARFKEQLQKIGLDYDWSREINTTDPEYYQWTQWIFLKLLEKGLAYEAFEPINWCPSCQTGLANEDLDNGVCERCGSQVEKKPMRQWTLKITEYAERLLNDLELLPEWQEHIKESQRNWIGRSEGAEIEFAIGGETLKVFTTRPDTLFGVTYMVVSPEHPILGKLAFTNKDEVAAYAKEAAAKSEIERTAEGKEKSGVKLEGVVATNPANGAQIPVYVADYVLAHYGTGAIMAVPAHDERDQQFAQKFGIPSIQVVSDDGKLINSGEFNGVAADAAKAKMTTKFGVAKVSYKLRDWVFSRQRYWGEPIPVVHCEKDGTVPVPYDQLPVKLPEVEHYEPTGTGESPLAAIESWVNTTCPKCGGAAKRETNTMPQWAGSSWYYLRYMDPKNDAVLVDSSKEKYWAPVDMYVGGAEHATRHLIYARFWHKFLKDIGVVSTEEPFKRLISVGLIMAEDGRKMSKRYGNVINPDDIVDTYGADTLRIYEMFMGPFTDAIAWKTSSLIGARRFLERVWRLRETFAAGVDADVERVLNQTIKKVGEDIENFKFNTAISQMMIFVNEAEAKGLTKEQYESFITILAPFAPHIADEIWHELGRATSVNIAQWPSYDESKLLADTVTLAVQVNGKARAEITLPRDAAQADAEKAAKKAAAKWLEGKEPARVIFVANRLVNLVLAK, from the coding sequence ATGAAGTCCTACGACCACGGCAAGATCGAGAAGAAATGGCAGAAAGAATGGGAATCCCAGGGAATCTACCGCTCTCAGGAAGACACTGGGAAACCCAAGGCCTATGTCTTGGACATGTTCCCGTACCCGTCGGGAGATGGTCTTCATGTGGGACACCCGAAGGGCTATATCGCGACCGACATCTACAGCCGCCACGCCCGCATGCAGGGGAAGAACGTGCTGCATCCCATGGGTTGGGACGCATTCGGCCTTCCCGCAGAGAACTTCGCCATCAAGAACAAAGTGCACCCGCGCAAAGCGGTCGAGAAGAACGTTGCTCGCTTCAAGGAGCAGCTCCAGAAGATCGGATTGGATTACGACTGGAGCCGTGAAATCAATACGACTGATCCCGAGTACTACCAGTGGACACAGTGGATCTTCTTGAAACTTCTGGAGAAAGGCTTGGCGTACGAAGCATTCGAGCCCATCAACTGGTGTCCATCCTGCCAGACGGGCCTCGCGAACGAAGATCTGGACAACGGCGTGTGCGAGCGCTGCGGCTCTCAGGTGGAGAAAAAGCCGATGCGTCAGTGGACGCTGAAGATCACTGAGTATGCCGAGCGACTTTTGAATGACCTGGAACTCCTTCCTGAATGGCAGGAGCATATCAAGGAATCGCAGCGCAATTGGATCGGCCGCTCGGAAGGAGCGGAAATCGAGTTCGCCATCGGAGGCGAGACGCTGAAGGTCTTCACGACGCGACCAGACACGCTCTTCGGCGTCACCTATATGGTCGTTTCTCCTGAGCACCCGATACTCGGAAAACTCGCTTTCACGAATAAAGACGAGGTGGCCGCGTATGCGAAAGAAGCTGCGGCAAAGAGCGAGATCGAGCGCACGGCAGAAGGGAAGGAGAAAAGCGGCGTGAAGCTTGAAGGCGTCGTCGCCACAAACCCTGCGAATGGTGCGCAGATTCCTGTCTACGTCGCTGACTACGTCTTGGCACACTACGGCACCGGCGCCATCATGGCGGTCCCGGCGCACGATGAGCGCGATCAGCAGTTCGCGCAGAAGTTCGGTATCCCAAGCATCCAAGTCGTTTCTGATGATGGAAAGCTCATCAACTCAGGCGAATTCAACGGCGTCGCCGCGGATGCCGCTAAAGCGAAGATGACGACGAAATTCGGTGTGGCGAAGGTCTCCTACAAACTCCGCGATTGGGTGTTCTCGCGCCAGCGATACTGGGGAGAGCCGATTCCGGTCGTGCACTGCGAGAAAGATGGAACCGTCCCCGTTCCGTACGACCAACTGCCGGTGAAATTGCCGGAAGTGGAACACTACGAGCCGACGGGGACGGGTGAATCGCCGCTCGCGGCAATCGAATCGTGGGTGAACACCACCTGTCCGAAATGTGGAGGCGCTGCGAAGCGTGAGACCAACACCATGCCGCAGTGGGCGGGTTCGAGCTGGTACTACCTCCGCTACATGGATCCGAAGAATGATGCGGTGTTGGTGGATTCTTCTAAAGAAAAATACTGGGCGCCGGTGGATATGTACGTCGGCGGTGCAGAACATGCGACGCGCCACCTCATCTATGCGCGATTCTGGCACAAGTTCCTCAAGGACATCGGTGTCGTCTCGACTGAAGAGCCGTTCAAGCGTCTCATTTCAGTCGGATTGATCATGGCGGAAGACGGCCGCAAGATGTCGAAACGGTACGGCAACGTCATCAACCCTGACGACATCGTGGATACCTACGGTGCCGACACGCTCCGCATCTACGAGATGTTCATGGGCCCGTTCACCGATGCCATCGCGTGGAAGACCTCGAGCCTTATCGGCGCACGGCGCTTCTTGGAGCGCGTTTGGCGATTGCGGGAAACGTTCGCTGCCGGAGTGGATGCGGATGTCGAGCGCGTACTCAACCAGACCATCAAGAAAGTAGGGGAGGATATCGAGAATTTCAAATTCAATACCGCGATCAGCCAGATGATGATCTTCGTCAACGAAGCGGAAGCAAAGGGTCTGACGAAGGAGCAGTATGAGTCATTCATCACCATCCTTGCGCCATTCGCGCCGCATATCGCGGATGAGATCTGGCATGAACTCGGACGGGCGACGTCGGTGAATATCGCGCAGTGGCCTTCGTACGATGAATCCAAGTTATTGGCGGATACCGTCACGCTTGCCGTCCAAGTAAACGGCAAGGCGCGCGCTGAAATCACGCTTCCGCGTGACGCTGCTCAGGCTGATGCCGAGAAAGCCGCCAAGAAGGCCGCGGCCAAGTGGCTGGAAGGGAAGGAGCCTGCACGAGTCATTTTCGTAGCTAACCGCCTCGTTAATCTGGTACTTGCAAAATAG
- a CDS encoding cysteine--tRNA ligase → MSFLDFLFSKKEEKATPKIRLHNTLSGEKELFETILPDTVKMYNCGPTVYGVQHIGNLSMFVFTDILRRSLEYGGYKMRQVINITDFGHLTSDADEGEDKMTKGLKRDGLKPTLENMRSMAEKYTEIFLSDLKTLNAKLDGTEFPRASDYIPAQVAMIQTLEEKGYAYEGKTAVYFDTSRFPDYGKLGNINIDGQKEGARVAASDEKRNPSDFVLWKKDTKLGWDSPWGKGFPGWHIECSAMIRSILGDRIDIHTGGIEHIPVHHNNEIAQSEATSGKKPFSRFWLHRAHLQLDGGKMAKSEGNVVYLSDIIEKGFHPMAFRYLLLGAHYRQPSSFTWEALEAAQSAFLKLRKLVDTLPEGGSVPMDYKNRFEERIFDDVDTAGALAVLWEMTKDKDLAEKNLRAGIFDFDRVLGLGLAEEDADARSRWEKEYGVEVSSHDIPDHIQDLLAKREAARAEKKWADADDFRSQIEHAGFVIEDTADGPRVVKK, encoded by the coding sequence ATGTCCTTCCTCGATTTCCTCTTCTCAAAGAAGGAGGAGAAAGCCACGCCGAAGATACGTCTCCACAACACCCTCTCCGGCGAGAAGGAGCTCTTCGAGACCATCCTCCCCGATACGGTAAAGATGTACAACTGCGGCCCGACGGTCTACGGCGTGCAGCACATCGGCAATCTCTCGATGTTCGTCTTCACCGACATCCTGCGCCGCTCGCTCGAATACGGCGGATACAAGATGCGTCAGGTCATCAACATCACCGATTTCGGCCACCTCACCTCGGATGCCGATGAAGGCGAAGACAAGATGACGAAGGGGCTTAAGAGAGACGGCCTGAAGCCGACGCTCGAGAACATGCGCAGCATGGCGGAGAAATACACCGAAATCTTCCTCTCTGACTTGAAGACCCTCAACGCGAAACTCGACGGGACGGAATTCCCGCGCGCCTCCGATTACATCCCCGCGCAGGTCGCGATGATCCAGACACTTGAAGAGAAAGGATACGCCTACGAGGGAAAAACGGCGGTCTATTTCGATACGTCGCGTTTTCCTGACTACGGGAAATTGGGCAATATCAATATCGATGGCCAGAAAGAAGGCGCGCGCGTCGCCGCATCCGACGAGAAGCGTAATCCTTCGGATTTCGTCTTATGGAAGAAGGATACCAAGCTCGGCTGGGATTCGCCGTGGGGCAAGGGTTTCCCGGGCTGGCATATCGAATGCTCCGCGATGATCCGCAGCATCTTAGGCGATCGTATCGACATCCACACCGGTGGCATCGAGCACATTCCGGTGCACCACAACAACGAGATCGCGCAGTCCGAAGCGACGAGCGGCAAGAAGCCGTTCTCCCGCTTCTGGCTTCATCGCGCGCACCTGCAGCTCGATGGCGGCAAGATGGCGAAATCCGAAGGAAATGTCGTCTACCTCAGCGATATTATCGAAAAGGGATTCCATCCGATGGCATTCAGATATCTCCTTCTCGGTGCGCACTATCGTCAGCCATCCAGCTTCACGTGGGAGGCGCTGGAAGCTGCACAGAGCGCCTTCCTCAAACTTCGTAAGCTTGTGGACACCCTGCCTGAGGGAGGCAGTGTCCCCATGGACTACAAGAACCGGTTCGAGGAACGCATCTTTGACGACGTGGACACGGCGGGTGCGCTCGCGGTTCTTTGGGAGATGACCAAGGATAAGGATCTGGCGGAGAAGAATCTGCGTGCCGGCATTTTCGATTTCGATCGCGTGCTCGGTCTCGGTCTTGCCGAAGAAGATGCTGATGCACGATCACGCTGGGAAAAGGAATACGGCGTCGAAGTATCGAGCCACGATATTCCTGATCACATTCAAGACCTTCTTGCGAAGCGCGAAGCGGCGCGTGCAGAAAAGAAATGGGCTGACGCGGATGATTTCCGTTCCCAGATCGAACATGCAGGATTCGTCATCGAAGACACGGCCGATGGTCCGCGGGTAGTAAAAAAGTAA
- a CDS encoding S41 family peptidase, whose product MHPQQKGTSTISMGVSILVIAVFASGFLIGSTGIARSLLPAAVAQSLGVAAPPAGVDLDPVWKAWAIMDERFVPASVPQNASSTEPEIAGTPEEKRVYGMIAGMAESLGDPYTFFLPPVEQKQFEEDLAGNFEGVGMEIAIKDEILTVVAPLKGTPAERAGIKPDDKVLKIDDADTRGMDVTAAVNRIRGPKGSEVRLFIAREGWAAPQEIKVMRDVINIPVLETERKGDIFVISLHNFTANSPTLFRQALREFVDSGSNRLILDLRGNPGGYLEASVDMASWFLPSGKVVVTEDYGGNQRNVDHRSRGYDVFNGNLKMVILVDKGSASASEILAGALAHYDIAQTVGTNTFGKGSVQELIPITENTGLKITVARWLMPDGHQIPKDGITPDIEVKLTEEDVKAKRDLQMDKAIEILRAR is encoded by the coding sequence ATGCATCCGCAGCAGAAAGGCACGTCAACGATCTCGATGGGTGTCTCCATCCTCGTCATCGCGGTCTTCGCCAGCGGCTTCCTTATCGGAAGCACCGGTATCGCACGCAGCCTTCTTCCGGCTGCCGTCGCGCAATCGCTCGGCGTAGCCGCACCTCCGGCCGGAGTCGATCTTGATCCGGTGTGGAAGGCGTGGGCGATCATGGATGAACGATTCGTTCCTGCGTCGGTGCCACAGAATGCGTCATCTACTGAACCGGAAATCGCCGGCACTCCGGAAGAAAAGCGCGTCTACGGCATGATCGCCGGCATGGCGGAATCCTTGGGAGACCCGTACACCTTCTTCCTCCCGCCCGTCGAACAGAAACAATTCGAGGAAGATCTTGCAGGAAATTTCGAAGGTGTCGGCATGGAGATCGCGATCAAGGATGAGATCCTCACGGTCGTCGCACCGCTCAAGGGAACTCCGGCGGAACGCGCGGGCATCAAGCCGGACGATAAGGTATTGAAGATCGATGATGCCGATACACGCGGCATGGATGTGACCGCTGCGGTGAATCGCATCCGTGGCCCGAAAGGAAGCGAAGTGCGTCTCTTCATCGCGCGAGAAGGCTGGGCAGCGCCGCAGGAGATCAAAGTGATGCGTGACGTGATCAATATCCCGGTCCTTGAGACCGAACGTAAGGGGGATATCTTCGTCATCTCGCTCCATAACTTCACCGCGAACTCGCCGACCCTCTTCCGTCAGGCACTCCGTGAATTCGTCGATTCAGGCTCGAACCGCCTCATCCTCGATCTCCGCGGGAATCCGGGCGGTTATCTCGAGGCGTCGGTTGATATGGCGAGCTGGTTCCTGCCATCGGGCAAAGTCGTCGTCACCGAGGATTACGGCGGCAATCAGCGCAACGTCGATCATCGCAGTCGCGGTTACGACGTCTTCAATGGGAACCTGAAGATGGTCATCCTCGTCGACAAGGGCTCAGCCTCGGCATCGGAAATCCTTGCGGGCGCGCTCGCGCACTATGATATCGCGCAGACCGTCGGCACGAACACCTTCGGCAAAGGCTCCGTGCAGGAACTCATTCCGATCACCGAGAACACGGGACTCAAGATCACTGTCGCACGCTGGCTCATGCCTGACGGCCATCAGATCCCGAAGGACGGCATTACGCCGGACATCGAGGTGAAGCTCACCGAAGAAGATGTGAAAGCGAAGCGCGATCTCCAGATGGATAAGGCGATCGAGATCCTTCGTGCGCGCTAA
- the rplI gene encoding 50S ribosomal protein L9, translating into MKVILLRDVSGIGQKGTVQNVSDGHALNFLIPNRLAEMATADKVKALEKQKATDAEAAAARDTEWRNLAKQLKDARVEIKANASEQGHLYEKISNIQVSKAIIDQLKFAVPPASIEPKMAIKEVGEWPVAITLGNHQATLIVVVARS; encoded by the coding sequence ATGAAAGTCATCCTGCTTCGCGACGTGTCCGGTATCGGGCAAAAGGGGACGGTACAGAATGTCTCCGACGGGCATGCGTTGAATTTTCTTATTCCGAATCGCCTTGCCGAGATGGCGACTGCCGACAAGGTAAAGGCTCTCGAGAAACAGAAAGCGACGGATGCTGAAGCGGCTGCGGCGCGCGATACGGAATGGAGGAATCTGGCGAAACAGCTCAAAGACGCACGCGTCGAGATCAAGGCGAATGCGAGCGAACAGGGGCACCTCTATGAGAAGATCTCCAACATCCAGGTGTCCAAGGCGATCATTGATCAGCTGAAATTCGCCGTACCGCCGGCAAGTATCGAACCGAAGATGGCGATCAAGGAAGTCGGCGAGTGGCCGGTAGCGATCACGCTCGGAAACCATCAGGCAACGCTTATCGTGGTTGTCGCGCGGAGCTAG
- the rpmA gene encoding 50S ribosomal protein L27: MATTKAAGTAKNLNDSNPKYLGVKRGDGSSVGIGEIIVRQRGTKIMAGRNIGIGKDHTLFSKIAGIVKFSTKRKGDFDGRTTVRSSVEIVPAK; encoded by the coding sequence ATGGCAACAACGAAAGCCGCCGGAACAGCTAAAAACCTGAACGATTCGAATCCGAAATACCTCGGCGTCAAGCGCGGCGATGGTAGCTCGGTCGGCATCGGGGAAATCATCGTCCGCCAGCGCGGCACGAAGATCATGGCTGGCCGCAACATCGGTATCGGTAAGGATCACACCCTTTTCTCCAAGATCGCCGGCATCGTGAAGTTCTCCACGAAGCGTAAGGGTGATTTCGACGGTCGCACCACGGTGCGCTCCTCGGTCGAGATCGTCCCAGCGAAGTAA
- a CDS encoding slipin family protein, whose translation MDFFTLLLAAVGIVFILVIILRQVNQYERGVFFTIGKYTGIKEPGWRVVIPIFQSMRKVDMRTKAVDVPEQKAITKDNIAVGVNAVIYYKVADAAKAILEVEDFIYAMSQLAQTTMRNAVGEVELDELLSSRDKISERIRNVVDEASDPWGIKVSNVELKDISLPQDMERTIAKQAEAEREKRAVIIRAEGEVVAAENMAKAATTLANAEGALHLRTLQSINDISSDQSNTIVFAVPLEVLRALEKLGEQ comes from the coding sequence ATGGACTTCTTTACCCTTCTTTTAGCAGCGGTCGGAATCGTCTTCATCCTCGTCATCATCCTGCGCCAAGTGAACCAGTACGAGCGCGGTGTTTTCTTTACCATCGGTAAGTACACCGGCATCAAGGAGCCGGGCTGGCGTGTCGTCATCCCGATCTTCCAGAGCATGCGCAAAGTCGACATGCGCACGAAGGCGGTCGACGTCCCCGAGCAGAAGGCGATCACCAAGGACAACATCGCCGTCGGCGTGAACGCGGTCATCTACTACAAGGTCGCTGATGCCGCAAAGGCCATCCTCGAGGTGGAGGATTTCATCTACGCGATGTCGCAGCTCGCACAGACGACCATGCGCAACGCGGTGGGCGAGGTGGAGCTCGATGAGCTTCTCTCCAGCCGCGACAAGATCTCCGAGCGTATCCGCAATGTCGTCGACGAGGCGTCCGACCCATGGGGTATCAAGGTCTCCAATGTCGAACTGAAGGATATTTCGCTCCCACAGGACATGGAACGCACCATCGCGAAGCAGGCAGAGGCAGAACGCGAGAAGCGCGCGGTCATCATCCGTGCCGAGGGTGAAGTCGTCGCGGCAGAGAACATGGCAAAGGCAGCTACGACGCTCGCTAATGCTGAAGGCGCCCTCCATCTGCGCACACTCCAGAGCATCAACGACATCTCTAGCGATCAGAGCAATACCATCGTCTTCGCGGTGCCGCTCGAAGTCCTGCGTGCGTTGGAAAAGCTCGGTGAACAGTAA
- a CDS encoding NUDIX hydrolase, whose product MSFLKQQFVKASLALVFAAHHARRFILRRMGEEGVRSVRVLLIRDGRVLLVRHWYAPGVMMLPGGGIKRGEKAEDAARREIKEETGFDLDKLELLGEYEGNYPGDSVTVFFASEFDGYVRLMPNKEIMLRSFKKLTDAEDMDELAPDSKRRILSYNAGARGERGKW is encoded by the coding sequence ATGAGTTTTTTGAAGCAACAGTTCGTAAAAGCGTCATTAGCGCTCGTCTTCGCTGCACACCATGCCCGTCGATTTATTTTGCGACGTATGGGGGAGGAAGGGGTCCGCTCGGTGCGCGTCCTCCTCATCCGCGACGGCCGTGTGCTTCTCGTGCGTCATTGGTATGCTCCGGGCGTCATGATGTTGCCGGGTGGTGGTATCAAGCGCGGCGAGAAAGCTGAAGATGCTGCACGGCGCGAAATCAAAGAAGAGACCGGATTCGATCTCGATAAACTCGAGCTTCTCGGCGAATACGAAGGAAATTATCCGGGAGATTCAGTCACCGTTTTCTTTGCGAGTGAATTCGATGGCTACGTGCGTCTCATGCCCAATAAAGAAATCATGTTGCGCAGTTTTAAGAAGTTAACTGATGCTGAGGACATGGATGAGCTTGCACCGGACAGTAAGCGTCGCATCCTTTCGTACAACGCCGGTGCGCGAGGAGAACGTGGGAAGTGGTAA
- a CDS encoding peptidoglycan DD-metalloendopeptidase family protein, with amino-acid sequence MGFVRGVSMMLVAVAVTTPGISIAQTAEELQSQINSNRAQIETINKEIAQFEKELTVVGQKKQTLQTAVNSLDLSVKQTQAKVKAKQSQISTTELEIKQLGGQIATKEESIRLDAAAIAETIRALNETSTGSMVELVLANNSVADVWDDTESMMTIQESMHSHVLSLQNAKQVLTTNKEATEKKRGELVQQKSELAEEEQTLSIQKKEQTNLLTQTKNQESTYQSLLAQKKASKAQFEAALTDLESKLQYTLDPSSIPAAGKGVFRWPLDNVRITQQFGRTADSGRLYSSGTHNGIDLAASIGTPIKSALAGTVQATGNTDALKGCYSYGKWVLVRHGNGLSTLYAHMSQVNVSQGQTVTTGGVLGYSGDTGYATGPHLHFTVYASDAVQVRQLGTATPCGKATMPVSAATGYLNPMDFLK; translated from the coding sequence ATGGGATTCGTTCGCGGCGTTTCAATGATGCTGGTCGCAGTAGCGGTTACGACGCCGGGTATTTCCATCGCGCAGACCGCTGAAGAATTGCAGAGCCAGATCAACTCCAACCGCGCGCAGATCGAGACCATCAACAAGGAGATCGCACAGTTCGAGAAGGAGCTGACGGTCGTCGGCCAGAAGAAGCAGACGCTCCAGACGGCGGTCAATTCGCTCGATCTCTCCGTAAAGCAGACACAGGCCAAGGTGAAGGCAAAGCAGTCACAGATCTCCACGACCGAGCTCGAGATCAAGCAGCTCGGCGGCCAGATCGCCACGAAAGAGGAATCCATCCGCCTCGATGCTGCCGCTATCGCCGAGACCATCCGAGCCCTCAACGAGACGTCGACCGGCTCGATGGTGGAGCTGGTGCTCGCCAATAATTCCGTTGCCGATGTGTGGGACGATACCGAGAGCATGATGACGATCCAGGAGAGCATGCATAGCCACGTGCTTTCACTGCAGAATGCAAAACAGGTCCTCACGACCAACAAGGAAGCCACTGAGAAGAAGCGCGGAGAACTCGTACAGCAGAAATCCGAACTCGCGGAAGAAGAACAGACGCTTTCGATCCAGAAAAAAGAACAGACCAATCTTCTGACGCAGACCAAGAATCAGGAATCGACGTATCAGTCGTTGCTCGCACAGAAGAAAGCCTCCAAGGCGCAGTTCGAAGCCGCTCTTACTGATCTCGAATCCAAGCTCCAGTACACCTTGGACCCATCGAGCATCCCAGCTGCTGGCAAAGGAGTCTTCCGCTGGCCCTTGGATAACGTCCGCATTACCCAGCAGTTCGGCCGCACCGCTGATTCCGGCCGCCTCTACAGCTCAGGCACCCACAATGGTATCGATCTCGCCGCTTCCATCGGCACACCGATCAAATCAGCCCTCGCCGGTACCGTCCAAGCCACCGGCAATACCGATGCCCTGAAAGGCTGCTATTCCTACGGCAAGTGGGTTTTGGTGCGTCACGGGAACGGCCTTTCGACCCTCTACGCCCACATGTCGCAGGTGAATGTATCCCAGGGCCAGACGGTGACCACCGGTGGCGTTTTGGGCTATTCCGGCGACACTGGCTACGCTACCGGCCCGCACCTCCACTTCACGGTGTACGCCTCGGACGCCGTCCAGGTCCGCCAATTAGGGACCGCGACGCCGTGCGGCAAGGCCACCATGCCGGTCTCCGCTGCGACGGGTTACTTGAACCCGATGGACTTCTTGAAGTAG
- a CDS encoding glutamate--tRNA ligase yields MSKVRVRIAPSPTGYFHIGTARTALFNYLYAKQQGGTFVLRIEDTDKERGKKEYEDDIYAQMEWLGLSFDEKYVQSEHVGRHKELLKRLVDEDKAYISKEPRKDDETQTVEVVRLRNPGKVVTFTDVIRGDISFDTTELKDFVLARSIDDPLYHFAVVVDDGDAGITHVIRGEDHISNTPRQILIQEALGFPRPVYAHLPLILAPDRTKMSKRKHQTSVKDFRARGYMAEAMVNFMALLGWSEGQGDKEIYTLEELVNAFSLEGIHKGGAVFNEEKLRWYNREYLLRLPESEFNARALEALKESLSSRVSFNEDMAAKIVPILKERVHIWSDVADAAAEGEYDYYFQAPSLDAANISDKKSTPEETKAHLAHAIEVVNNIPESDFNAEIIKAALWDYATEKGRGAVLWPIRYSLSGREKSPDPFVLSQILGKREVLNRLHNSVAILG; encoded by the coding sequence ATGAGCAAGGTCCGCGTGCGCATCGCCCCCTCTCCGACGGGTTATTTCCACATCGGTACCGCACGTACCGCGCTCTTTAATTACCTGTACGCCAAGCAGCAGGGAGGAACCTTTGTATTGCGCATCGAGGATACCGATAAGGAGCGCGGCAAGAAAGAGTACGAAGACGATATCTATGCACAAATGGAATGGCTCGGTCTTTCGTTCGATGAGAAATACGTACAGTCGGAACATGTCGGTCGCCACAAGGAACTCCTGAAGAGGCTCGTCGATGAAGATAAGGCCTACATCTCCAAGGAACCCCGCAAAGACGATGAGACACAGACCGTCGAAGTCGTGCGTCTGCGTAATCCAGGGAAAGTCGTCACGTTTACCGACGTCATCCGTGGAGACATCAGTTTTGATACGACAGAGCTGAAGGATTTCGTACTCGCGCGTTCGATCGATGATCCGCTGTATCACTTTGCCGTTGTGGTAGACGATGGCGATGCCGGGATCACGCATGTCATCCGCGGTGAGGATCATATCTCGAATACGCCGCGCCAGATCCTCATCCAGGAAGCACTCGGATTCCCGCGTCCCGTCTACGCGCACCTTCCGCTCATCCTCGCACCTGATCGCACGAAGATGTCGAAGCGCAAACACCAGACCAGCGTGAAGGATTTCCGCGCGCGCGGCTATATGGCTGAGGCCATGGTGAATTTCATGGCACTGCTCGGCTGGAGCGAAGGTCAGGGAGACAAAGAGATCTATACGCTCGAGGAATTGGTGAACGCCTTCAGCCTCGAAGGCATCCACAAAGGCGGCGCGGTCTTCAACGAGGAGAAACTGCGCTGGTACAACCGCGAGTACCTGCTCAGGCTTCCGGAAAGCGAATTCAATGCCCGTGCATTGGAAGCCCTGAAAGAATCCCTCTCCAGCCGCGTCTCATTCAATGAGGATATGGCGGCGAAGATCGTACCGATACTCAAAGAGCGAGTGCACATCTGGAGCGATGTCGCCGACGCTGCTGCAGAGGGCGAATACGATTACTACTTCCAAGCACCATCGCTTGATGCTGCAAACATATCCGACAAGAAAAGTACTCCCGAGGAGACGAAGGCGCACCTCGCGCATGCGATTGAGGTAGTGAACAACATTCCTGAGTCAGATTTTAATGCAGAGATTATCAAAGCAGCGCTCTGGGATTATGCGACCGAGAAGGGAAGGGGAGCGGTACTCTGGCCGATCCGCTATTCCCTGTCGGGAAGGGAGAAATCCCCTGATCCCTTTGTCTTGAGCCAAATACTGGGGAAGCGAGAAGTCCTGAATCGTCTTCATAATTCGGTTGCTATACTTGGATAG